The Thermodesulfobacteriota bacterium genome has a window encoding:
- a CDS encoding (Fe-S)-binding protein, protein MRISDFSKKKERLLKIKKEDLIDLPYPYNRRDLEPDIQGLTEDQLKTFDSSLDGISALGIRMPKDRKEEEEIVRKFINGLQKLLTPENNWTFLMPLYHSLEYCVRCQLCNDHCPVYIASGKKEIYRPTLRGEILRRLVERYVKKRSSVVLKLSGCDLELNWQTIARLGELAYRCTLCRRCAMACPLGVDNGLISREIRKLLSQELGLAPKELHELGTVQQLKVGSSTGITPKALKNIIEFIESDIEEKLGKKIKIPVDKEGAEVLLIHNAGEYLSWPENVEAFAIIFDLANIDWTLSSDLMGYDAVNYGLWYDDIQFARIAIRHIEVAKKLKVKKINVGECGHAHKALVVVADRVLTGDMNIPRESALPLLRDLIVKGKLKVDPKKNNFPVTLHDPCNVVRLMGIVEPQREILRRICPDFREMEPHGIHNYCCGGGSGFAIIQSMNFPSWRSSVSGRMKLKQILEVFQDVISPDVKKYVCAPCSNCKGQLRDLFNSFKTNELCGIFYGGIAELIVNALEDLKKPFIEWEWH, encoded by the coding sequence ATGAGGATAAGCGATTTTTCAAAAAAGAAGGAAAGATTACTCAAGATCAAAAAGGAAGACCTTATTGACCTTCCGTATCCCTACAATAGAAGAGATCTTGAACCAGATATTCAAGGGTTAACCGAAGATCAGCTCAAAACTTTCGATTCATCCCTTGACGGAATATCTGCACTCGGAATAAGAATGCCAAAGGACAGAAAAGAAGAAGAGGAGATTGTAAGGAAATTCATAAATGGTCTTCAAAAACTTCTGACCCCCGAGAATAACTGGACATTCCTTATGCCTCTTTATCATTCCCTCGAGTACTGCGTGAGATGTCAGCTTTGTAACGACCATTGCCCAGTATATATAGCCTCAGGAAAAAAAGAAATTTACAGACCGACCCTAAGGGGAGAGATTTTAAGAAGATTAGTAGAAAGGTACGTGAAGAAAAGAAGCAGTGTGGTTCTTAAGCTTTCTGGGTGTGATCTGGAACTCAACTGGCAAACAATCGCGAGATTGGGAGAACTTGCCTATCGATGTACACTTTGCAGAAGGTGCGCTATGGCCTGTCCGTTGGGGGTTGACAACGGTCTTATCTCGCGTGAAATAAGAAAACTTTTGAGTCAGGAACTGGGACTTGCCCCAAAAGAATTGCATGAACTAGGAACTGTTCAACAACTCAAGGTCGGTTCCTCAACCGGTATAACTCCAAAGGCATTGAAGAACATCATCGAATTTATAGAAAGCGACATAGAAGAAAAGTTGGGAAAAAAGATAAAGATCCCAGTTGACAAGGAAGGGGCAGAGGTTTTACTCATACACAACGCAGGTGAGTATCTTTCATGGCCAGAAAATGTTGAAGCGTTTGCCATAATCTTCGATCTTGCAAATATAGATTGGACTCTATCTAGCGACCTTATGGGGTACGACGCTGTTAATTACGGACTTTGGTACGATGATATTCAGTTCGCAAGGATTGCAATAAGGCACATCGAAGTTGCAAAAAAACTCAAAGTTAAAAAGATAAATGTTGGCGAGTGCGGGCATGCTCATAAGGCGCTTGTAGTTGTCGCCGACAGGGTGCTTACGGGAGATATGAACATTCCAAGGGAAAGCGCTTTACCACTACTTAGGGATCTGATTGTTAAAGGAAAGCTGAAAGTCGATCCCAAAAAGAATAACTTTCCAGTCACACTCCACGACCCTTGTAATGTTGTAAGACTCATGGGCATCGTCGAACCTCAAAGGGAGATACTCCGAAGGATCTGTCCTGACTTCAGGGAGATGGAACCGCATGGGATACACAATTACTGCTGCGGTGGTGGGAGCGGTTTTGCCATAATCCAGTCCATGAACTTCCCGTCCTGGAGAAGCTCTGTCTCAGGAAGGATGAAGTTAAAACAGATCTTAGAAGTGTTCCAAGATGTAATTTCCCCGGATGTCAAGAAATATGTGTGCGCTCCGTGCTCTAACTGTAAAGGACAGCTAAGAGACCTTTTTAATTCTTTCAAGACAAACGAGTTGTGCGGAATATTTTATGGTGGGATTGCGGAATTGATAGTAAATGCCTTGGAGGATTTAAAAAAGCCATTCATAGAATGGGAATGGCACTAG
- a CDS encoding AMP-binding protein, translating into MKSSNLPYLALTLNSLLELRAKENGERVALVKGDFFTYGRLKNLSDKVGLYLKRLNVQKGERVGILGENGPMWLISFFGIQSVGAICVPLDTRLGFFEIKGIIDHSDIRVLFTERRFIRQIADMVAERMVEIVDLDRDQFLDLIDKKEKNTYNLSLEEKPDPEDPAILFYTSGTTGTQKGILLSHRNVLSNIRSILSMVKVGEDDRFFSILPISHAYELVAGNLLPLAAGASIAYASSLKPKELLEDLSRAKPTIILAVPLFLEKLLRGIERRIELSSPVKRLFITLALRTPGLKKLVQVGIKKSMGLRRLRFFVSGGAHLPEDVEIKMRRLGFKVIQGYGLTEASPVVSLNPPDKPKVGSCGIPLPGVEVRIWAPGHDGVGEIVIRGENVMKGYYRNDEANKEVFLMENYLRTGDLGFLDKDGYLFIVGRKKSAIVTKGGLTIYPEEIENILCKSPYVKEALVLLKKRDQKEELHAIIFPDEEVVKDRLGDFSEKEEREKVLKEVIRREIETVSKGLADYKRIRSFSLRFEEFPKTTTNKIKRYLFEGHDPLR; encoded by the coding sequence GTGAAAAGCTCGAACCTCCCTTATTTAGCCTTAACCTTAAATTCCCTTCTCGAGCTTAGAGCAAAAGAGAACGGAGAGCGTGTTGCCCTCGTAAAGGGGGATTTCTTTACTTACGGACGGTTAAAGAACTTGTCGGATAAGGTTGGTCTTTACTTGAAGAGACTGAACGTCCAAAAAGGGGAAAGGGTGGGAATTTTAGGCGAAAACGGGCCCATGTGGCTGATTTCGTTCTTTGGGATCCAAAGTGTTGGGGCGATCTGTGTGCCTCTTGACACAAGACTCGGTTTTTTTGAGATTAAGGGCATAATAGACCATTCTGATATAAGAGTTCTTTTCACGGAAAGAAGGTTTATAAGACAGATAGCAGATATGGTAGCGGAGAGAATGGTAGAGATTGTCGATCTCGACCGTGACCAGTTTTTAGATCTCATCGATAAGAAAGAGAAAAACACTTACAATTTGTCGTTAGAAGAAAAGCCGGATCCTGAAGATCCGGCAATACTATTTTACACCTCTGGCACAACAGGTACTCAGAAAGGGATCCTCCTTTCGCACAGGAATGTCCTATCCAATATAAGATCGATCCTCTCGATGGTAAAGGTGGGTGAGGATGATAGATTCTTCTCAATACTACCAATCTCTCATGCTTATGAACTCGTTGCGGGAAATTTGCTTCCTCTAGCAGCGGGTGCCTCCATCGCTTACGCCTCTTCGCTAAAGCCGAAAGAACTATTGGAGGACCTGTCTCGTGCCAAACCCACCATAATTCTTGCTGTCCCTCTCTTTTTGGAGAAACTCTTACGCGGTATCGAGAGGCGGATTGAATTGTCTTCTCCGGTTAAAAGACTTTTCATAACTCTCGCTTTGAGAACTCCGGGTTTAAAAAAATTGGTGCAGGTGGGCATTAAAAAGAGCATGGGCCTTAGGCGGCTTAGATTTTTTGTTTCCGGGGGTGCCCATCTTCCTGAGGATGTTGAGATCAAGATGAGAAGATTAGGTTTTAAAGTAATCCAAGGATATGGCCTTACAGAAGCATCACCTGTTGTTTCCTTGAATCCGCCCGATAAACCAAAGGTTGGTAGTTGCGGAATCCCGCTTCCCGGTGTGGAGGTGCGGATTTGGGCTCCAGGGCATGATGGAGTTGGAGAGATCGTAATTCGAGGCGAAAACGTGATGAAAGGATATTACCGTAATGATGAGGCGAATAAGGAAGTTTTTCTCATGGAGAATTATCTCCGAACCGGAGACCTCGGTTTTTTGGACAAAGATGGCTACCTTTTCATAGTAGGCCGGAAAAAATCTGCAATAGTTACTAAAGGAGGGCTAACCATTTATCCGGAAGAGATAGAAAATATCCTATGTAAGTCGCCGTACGTTAAAGAAGCCCTCGTCTTACTAAAAAAGAGAGATCAAAAAGAGGAGCTTCATGCGATAATCTTCCCTGATGAGGAAGTAGTGAAAGACAGGCTTGGAGATTTTTCGGAAAAAGAAGAAAGGGAAAAGGTGTTAAAAGAGGTGATAAGGAGGGAAATTGAGACGGTTTCAAAAGGTCTTGCGGATTACAAAAGAATAAGAAGCTTCTCATTAAGGTTCGAGGAGTTCCCTAAAACAACGACCAATAAAATCAAGAGGTACCTTTTTGAAGGTCATGATCCTTTAAGATGA
- a CDS encoding TusE/DsrC/DsvC family sulfur relay protein produces the protein MPKAILGGIEIEVDEDGFIQEPEKWNKEVAEDLAKIENAYPLTEDHWKVVNYLREYYLKFEIAPPIRMLCKQTGFDLKKIYELFPSGPAKGACKIAGLPKPTGCV, from the coding sequence ATGCCGAAGGCGATTTTGGGAGGAATTGAGATTGAAGTTGATGAGGATGGTTTCATTCAGGAACCTGAAAAGTGGAATAAAGAGGTAGCAGAAGATCTGGCAAAGATAGAGAATGCCTATCCTCTTACAGAAGATCACTGGAAGGTGGTTAACTATCTGAGGGAGTACTATCTGAAATTCGAAATAGCCCCGCCAATCAGAATGCTTTGTAAGCAAACGGGCTTTGACCTCAAAAAGATATATGAACTTTTCCCATCTGGCCCTGCCAAGGGTGCGTGTAAGATCGCGGGCTTACCAAAACCGACAGGGTGTGTGTAG
- a CDS encoding DUF2905 domain-containing protein gives MGGIGKILIFAGLMLVLLGIIFALGEKIPYIGKLPGDIHIKKERFSFYFPLTTSLLISLILTIIFSILKR, from the coding sequence ATGGGAGGGATAGGTAAGATCCTTATCTTTGCAGGGCTTATGCTCGTACTTTTAGGCATAATCTTCGCCTTGGGAGAAAAAATCCCTTATATTGGAAAGCTTCCAGGAGATATTCACATAAAAAAGGAACGTTTCTCTTTTTACTTTCCGCTTACAACGAGCCTTCTTATTAGCCTCATCCTTACGATCATCTTTTCCATATTGAAGAGGTAG